The following proteins come from a genomic window of Novosphingobium sp. P6W:
- a CDS encoding LLM class flavin-dependent oxidoreductase has translation MPLEILGVLLHRNASEVSRAGGPPFDAQMIGTLARAFDENGFDRVLILQNSYAPDPFAIASYAAGITRRLSFMVAHRPGFIAPTMAARMFATLDQLSGGRAGVHVITGANDLELACDGDYHTKDERYLRSGEYVEIMRSIWEAREPVSHEGEWYRFDRALSEIRPVHGAVPVYWGGASPLALETGARVADVYAIGGLKPLAQMAETVAQVQGAWARTGRPLRLQTSARVILGDTEEQAWKAASEVIEALRETAEEQRGKIAAAETGKAEATGTAMRLDPRLATSRGGSGRAELEALANGSELVDKRLWTGITRASVDFSTPMLPPALVGTAEQVADALMDYYAMGIGGFLLRGFDLLGDIAVQGRELIPRLRELAARHDEAAGIARPVGAEPVGAEA, from the coding sequence ATGCCGCTCGAAATTCTCGGAGTCCTGCTCCACCGCAATGCTTCGGAGGTATCGCGCGCCGGTGGCCCGCCGTTCGATGCGCAGATGATCGGCACGCTGGCCCGGGCCTTCGACGAGAACGGGTTCGACCGCGTGCTGATCCTGCAGAACTCCTATGCGCCCGATCCCTTCGCGATCGCCAGCTACGCGGCGGGCATTACGCGCCGACTGTCGTTCATGGTGGCGCACCGGCCCGGCTTCATCGCACCGACCATGGCCGCGCGCATGTTCGCCACGCTTGACCAGTTGAGCGGCGGGCGGGCAGGCGTCCATGTCATCACCGGCGCGAACGACCTCGAACTGGCCTGCGACGGGGACTACCACACGAAGGACGAGCGCTATTTGCGCAGCGGCGAATACGTGGAAATCATGCGCTCGATCTGGGAAGCGCGCGAGCCGGTGAGCCATGAGGGCGAGTGGTATCGGTTCGATCGTGCGCTGTCGGAGATACGGCCGGTGCACGGCGCCGTGCCGGTCTACTGGGGCGGAGCCTCGCCGCTGGCGCTGGAGACGGGCGCACGGGTGGCGGACGTCTATGCCATCGGCGGGCTCAAGCCCCTGGCGCAGATGGCCGAAACAGTGGCGCAGGTGCAGGGCGCCTGGGCCAGAACCGGCCGTCCACTGCGCCTCCAGACCTCGGCGCGGGTAATCCTCGGCGATACCGAGGAACAGGCGTGGAAGGCCGCAAGCGAGGTCATCGAGGCGCTGCGCGAAACGGCGGAGGAGCAGCGGGGAAAGATCGCCGCTGCCGAAACCGGCAAGGCGGAGGCGACCGGGACCGCGATGCGGCTCGACCCCAGGCTGGCCACTTCGCGCGGTGGTTCCGGCCGCGCGGAGCTTGAGGCATTGGCGAACGGCAGCGAACTGGTCGACAAACGGCTGTGGACGGGGATCACGCGGGCCTCGGTGGATTTCTCCACGCCGATGTTGCCCCCGGCGCTGGTGGGAACGGCGGAGCAGGTGGCCGACGCGCTGATGGATTATTATGCGATGGGCATCGGCGGGTTCCTGCTGCGCGGTTTCGATCTGCTTGGCGATATCGCGGTGCAGGGCCGCGAACTCATCCCGCGCCTGCGCGAACTGGCCGCGCGCCATGATGAAGCAGCAGGTATCGCTCGCCCGGTAGGTGCCGAGCCGGTGGGAGCCGAAGCATGA
- the cobF gene encoding precorrin-6A synthase (deacetylating), giving the protein MIELNLIGIGTGNPDHLTLQAVRAMNDADLILLPRKSSAKSDLLDLRRGICDAVLTRPVRIAEFDLPTRDAQGEYLGAVNAWHDAIADVWAEQIALHLPDGGRLALLVWGDPSLYDSTLRITERLRRGGLEIDLRVVPGITSIQALTAAHRIPLNKLARPVTITTGRLLRDHGWPEGADTLVVMLDPACAFEGLADQSIRIWWGAYLGMPNEALVSGLLAEAGPVIAELKPRLRRENGWVMDVYLLRRGPAEV; this is encoded by the coding sequence GTGATTGAACTGAACCTTATCGGTATCGGCACCGGCAACCCCGATCACCTCACCCTGCAGGCCGTCCGGGCCATGAACGACGCCGACCTGATCCTGCTGCCGCGCAAGAGCAGCGCCAAGTCGGACCTGCTCGATTTGCGGCGGGGCATCTGCGATGCCGTCCTGACCCGGCCGGTGCGCATCGCCGAATTCGACCTGCCCACGCGCGATGCGCAAGGCGAATATCTTGGCGCGGTGAACGCATGGCACGATGCTATCGCCGATGTGTGGGCGGAGCAGATCGCGCTTCACCTGCCCGATGGCGGCAGGCTGGCCCTGCTCGTATGGGGAGATCCGTCGCTTTACGACAGCACGCTGCGCATCACCGAGCGATTGCGGCGCGGCGGTCTGGAGATCGACCTTCGGGTGGTTCCGGGCATAACCAGCATCCAGGCCCTGACGGCCGCTCACCGCATTCCCCTGAACAAGCTGGCCCGGCCCGTGACCATTACGACGGGGCGCCTCCTGCGCGATCACGGATGGCCGGAAGGTGCGGATACGCTGGTCGTCATGCTGGACCCGGCCTGCGCGTTCGAAGGGTTGGCGGATCAGAGCATCCGCATCTGGTGGGGCGCCTATCTGGGTATGCCGAATGAAGCCCTGGTATCGGGCCTGCTTGCCGAAGCAGGGCCTGTCATCGCCGAGCTGAAACCCCGGCTCCGGCGGGAGAATGGCTGGGTGATGGACGTCTATCTGCTGCGGCGCGGGCCCGCCGAGGTCTAA
- a CDS encoding alpha/beta hydrolase-fold protein, producing MGRSRFVSVSALMAGLAASFAAPLPVMAQMQPPKLDPSTCVTPPFYSGPAPFKSVEQLPDQRMTFRLCAPAANEVLLTSTDIAKIIPMGFPPGTPPGLAMTKDKTGLWSVTTPQPVPADTYRFAFRVDGVKTVDPLGKTFSEELKGIDSTFEVKGPEGEFQSWNAQVAHGAVSTVEYWSKSLGMARRAHVYTPPGYMKDGRKYPVLYLVHGAGDSDDSWTSVGHANLILDNLIAGGKALPMIVVMPDGHTPLREGVMTLDNPDFGDDLVKDLIPYVDANYRSDARAEARAMAGLSMGGSHTLRNGLTNPDLFRWIGVFSMGLTEGSAFNGVDTYAAKYDARLRRSAQELKLLYFAMGREDFLYATVAPTRGLFDRYHIAHVYKESGGGHEWLNWRRYFADFAPRLFR from the coding sequence ATGGGTCGCAGCAGGTTCGTTTCCGTGTCGGCGCTGATGGCGGGGCTTGCCGCCTCGTTTGCCGCGCCGCTCCCCGTCATGGCGCAGATGCAGCCGCCCAAGCTCGATCCATCGACATGCGTGACGCCGCCGTTCTATTCCGGCCCCGCCCCCTTCAAGTCGGTCGAACAGCTCCCCGACCAGCGCATGACGTTCCGCCTCTGCGCGCCGGCTGCCAATGAAGTGCTGCTGACCAGCACTGACATTGCGAAGATCATCCCCATGGGCTTCCCGCCGGGCACGCCGCCGGGCCTGGCGATGACGAAGGACAAGACCGGCCTGTGGAGCGTCACCACACCGCAGCCCGTGCCGGCCGATACCTATCGCTTCGCCTTCCGGGTGGACGGCGTGAAGACCGTAGACCCGCTGGGCAAGACCTTCTCCGAGGAACTCAAGGGCATCGATTCCACGTTCGAGGTCAAGGGCCCCGAAGGCGAGTTCCAGAGCTGGAATGCCCAGGTCGCGCACGGCGCTGTGTCCACCGTGGAATACTGGTCGAAGTCGCTGGGCATGGCCCGGCGCGCCCATGTGTACACGCCGCCGGGTTACATGAAGGATGGGCGCAAGTACCCGGTGCTCTATCTTGTCCACGGCGCCGGTGACAGCGACGACAGCTGGACCAGCGTGGGCCATGCCAACCTGATCCTCGACAACCTGATCGCAGGCGGCAAAGCGCTGCCGATGATCGTGGTCATGCCCGATGGCCACACGCCGCTGCGCGAAGGGGTGATGACGCTCGATAATCCCGATTTCGGCGACGATCTCGTCAAGGACCTGATCCCCTATGTCGATGCCAATTATCGCAGCGATGCGCGGGCAGAGGCGCGGGCTATGGCCGGGCTGTCGATGGGCGGGTCGCATACCTTGCGAAACGGGCTGACGAATCCGGACCTGTTCCGCTGGATCGGCGTGTTCTCGATGGGTTTGACCGAGGGCAGCGCGTTCAACGGGGTGGATACCTATGCGGCGAAATATGACGCCCGGCTCCGCCGCAGCGCGCAGGAGCTGAAACTGCTCTACTTCGCGATGGGCCGCGAGGATTTCCTCTACGCCACTGTCGCACCTACGCGCGGGCTGTTTGATCGGTATCACATCGCCCACGTTTATAAGGAGAGCGGCGGGGGCCACGAATGGCTAAACTGGCGCCGCTACTTCGCGGACTTCGCGCCCCGGTTGTTCCGATGA
- the cobM gene encoding precorrin-4 C(11)-methyltransferase gives MTVHFIGAGPGAPDLLTLRGRDLIAASPVCLYAGSLIPAAVLGHCPPEARIVNTAPMDLDAIIGEISAAHAAGQDVARLHSGDLSVWSAMGEQVRRLRALDIPFTVTPGVPAFAAAAAALEAELTLPALAQSVVLTRTPGRASTMPPAESLANFAATGATLAIHLSVHNLAQVVADLSPLYGADCPVAVVWRASWPDQRIVRATLDTIAEAVAGSMERTALILVGRVLEAQDFAESSLYAKGYDRRFRPQHAGSRYAGSAE, from the coding sequence ATGACGGTCCACTTCATCGGCGCCGGACCGGGCGCACCAGACCTTCTCACCTTGCGCGGACGCGACCTGATCGCGGCCAGCCCGGTCTGCCTCTATGCGGGGTCACTGATCCCGGCGGCCGTGCTGGGCCACTGCCCGCCGGAAGCGCGCATCGTCAATACCGCGCCGATGGATCTCGATGCGATCATTGGCGAGATCAGCGCCGCCCATGCCGCCGGTCAGGACGTTGCGCGGCTTCATTCCGGCGACCTTTCGGTGTGGTCGGCGATGGGGGAGCAGGTGCGCCGCCTTCGCGCGCTGGACATTCCCTTCACTGTGACCCCGGGCGTCCCCGCCTTTGCTGCCGCTGCCGCCGCGCTGGAGGCGGAACTGACGCTGCCGGCGCTCGCGCAGTCCGTGGTGCTGACCCGCACGCCGGGCCGGGCCAGCACGATGCCGCCCGCCGAAAGCCTGGCCAATTTCGCGGCGACCGGGGCGACGCTGGCAATCCATCTTTCGGTCCACAATCTGGCGCAGGTCGTCGCTGACCTTAGCCCGCTTTACGGCGCAGATTGCCCCGTCGCCGTGGTGTGGCGGGCAAGCTGGCCGGACCAGCGGATCGTGCGGGCCACGCTGGACACCATCGCCGAGGCCGTTGCAGGCAGCATGGAGCGCACCGCCCTGATCCTTGTCGGCCGGGTTCTGGAGGCGCAGGATTTCGCCGAAAGCAGCCTTTACGCCAAAGGCTACGACCGCCGTTTTCGGCCGCAGCATGCAGGTTCCCGTTATGCAGGGTCGGCGGAATGA
- a CDS encoding cupin domain-containing protein, with amino-acid sequence MKARHIFAAAAMIGMSCGPASAKQAGDPPPVSPLSPTGKAMRVMHMSGGADGESHLEIIDLPLTGGGDGHSVQSRLRATDVEIGDTLPGDFIDFHGVSTPRFLIVLAGQLEVGLGDGSKHILSKGDIVLADDVTGRGHTSRMIGTEPVRILTVRLPKDSPLAPKSSSCPDGMPADQCVAARLQGQAGPHK; translated from the coding sequence ATGAAGGCCCGCCACATCTTTGCCGCTGCCGCCATGATCGGCATGTCTTGCGGACCTGCATCGGCGAAGCAGGCGGGCGATCCGCCGCCGGTCTCGCCGCTTTCGCCCACCGGCAAGGCCATGCGGGTCATGCATATGTCCGGCGGCGCCGACGGCGAATCGCATCTTGAGATCATCGACCTTCCGTTGACCGGCGGGGGCGACGGCCACTCGGTACAGTCGCGGTTGCGGGCCACCGATGTCGAGATCGGCGATACCCTGCCGGGCGATTTCATCGATTTCCACGGTGTCTCCACGCCGCGCTTCCTGATCGTGCTGGCGGGCCAGCTCGAAGTGGGGCTGGGCGATGGATCGAAGCACATCCTGTCCAAAGGGGACATCGTGCTGGCCGACGACGTGACCGGGCGCGGGCATACCTCGCGGATGATCGGGACAGAGCCGGTGCGCATTCTCACCGTGCGTCTCCCCAAGGACAGCCCGCTGGCACCCAAGAGCAGCAGTTGCCCGGATGGGATGCCGGCCGACCAGTGCGTTGCCGCGCGGCTTCAGGGCCAGGCCGGGCCGCACAAGTGA
- a CDS encoding cobalamin biosynthesis protein → MIVAGFGFRAGASVFSLCSAYQLARESAPPVTHLATFADKADDLAELANLLSLPVIAVAPEQVVGLQTLTLSKLSLAARGVGSVAEACALAALRGQEACLLAPRRISQDRMATCAIAQDIAQGASQ, encoded by the coding sequence GTGATCGTCGCCGGTTTCGGGTTCCGGGCGGGGGCCAGCGTCTTTTCGCTGTGCTCGGCGTATCAGCTTGCGCGGGAAAGCGCCCCGCCAGTGACCCATCTGGCGACTTTTGCCGACAAGGCGGACGATCTGGCCGAACTGGCGAACCTGCTGTCCCTGCCGGTGATCGCCGTCGCCCCGGAACAGGTCGTCGGTTTGCAAACGCTGACCCTGTCCAAACTTTCGTTGGCAGCGCGGGGCGTTGGCAGCGTGGCCGAGGCATGCGCGCTGGCGGCGCTGCGAGGGCAGGAGGCATGTCTGCTGGCCCCGCGCCGGATTTCACAAGACCGGATGGCGACCTGCGCCATCGCACAAGACATCGCACAGGGAGCATCGCAATGA
- a CDS encoding TonB-dependent receptor: MTGRVRIAKLTGSAIVTAMVLAASPALAQQADESENGNTIVVTAKNRKESLQDVPLAITALSNQDLASAQIRDARDLQKITPNLSLFAGSGRNDPSAYSLRGLAPNTSDERYQGISIFIDGVALSGQLASLDLENLQRVEIIKGPQSATFGRATYSGAINYVTADPSGDSITGFVKARGSLTNTAPDASYYFGGTVTAPIVKDALWLSVSGSLMQNGAFAKSVDDRAPIGRERTQVVSGTLFFKPDDTFSIKLRGMYQHDRDSSPSQVVEHPREWLNAGVPVAAFSRGNGSFFPTYLPSGDLDSIGTQGATGYGRDRYFASAVVTKQLGDYELSYRGGYFKESRWANVATVPRAPRPGQDPVFGDLVTNGTVTVRSSVLGTFPSTETFENTSHQLMLLSPGDKPFRWRAGLYYFWENDLSAFTGYGTAANPKGITRNDNLTNMAVLGGFDWDFTDKLTLSGEGRYAHEKVSSPACPSCAFYPTLTDFNNKSNDFSPRVTLSYKVTNENMVYALFSKGVKSARFSFVNVAGTYVGLAADPEKLFNYEIGSKNSFFGGRLTVNLAAFYDEVKDQQLVSTQERTVNGNTVNIATVGNVGASKILGFEGEASLRVTPSLTLRGSVGYAHQEFTAKNPIIISASSTYGFPASANNSIVLDGLTQANVPDWNGFIGGEYKLPEMGGFSPSLRVDGAYRGSWYANLANTVKGRSAWTVDARINFASDMIDFSLFGRNILNNQRPTGSGLAGATATCIFVERDTATYGSNQQCLYASVPRPAEWGMEATLRF; this comes from the coding sequence ATGACCGGCCGAGTGAGAATTGCAAAACTGACAGGAAGCGCCATCGTTACAGCAATGGTCCTCGCGGCAAGCCCCGCGCTGGCCCAGCAGGCGGACGAAAGCGAAAACGGCAATACCATCGTCGTCACCGCCAAGAACCGCAAGGAAAGCCTGCAGGACGTGCCGCTGGCGATCACCGCGCTCAGCAACCAGGATCTTGCCAGCGCCCAGATCCGCGACGCCCGCGACCTTCAGAAGATCACGCCCAATCTCAGTCTCTTCGCCGGATCGGGCCGCAACGACCCCTCTGCCTACTCGCTGCGCGGGTTGGCGCCCAACACTTCGGACGAACGCTACCAGGGCATCTCGATCTTCATCGACGGTGTGGCTCTTTCCGGCCAGCTCGCCTCGCTGGACCTCGAAAACCTGCAGCGCGTGGAAATCATCAAGGGTCCGCAGAGTGCCACATTCGGCCGCGCGACCTACAGCGGCGCCATCAACTACGTCACCGCCGATCCCTCGGGCGACAGCATCACCGGCTTCGTCAAGGCGCGCGGCAGCCTGACCAATACCGCACCGGATGCCAGCTACTACTTCGGCGGCACCGTCACCGCGCCGATCGTCAAGGACGCGCTCTGGCTTTCGGTTTCGGGCTCACTCATGCAGAACGGCGCCTTCGCCAAGTCGGTGGACGACCGCGCCCCGATCGGGCGCGAGCGTACCCAGGTCGTCTCCGGCACCCTGTTCTTCAAGCCGGACGATACGTTTTCGATCAAGCTGCGCGGCATGTACCAGCACGACCGCGATTCCTCCCCTTCGCAGGTCGTCGAGCATCCGCGCGAATGGCTGAACGCCGGTGTTCCGGTAGCGGCTTTCTCACGCGGTAACGGCTCGTTCTTCCCCACGTACCTGCCCAGCGGCGATCTCGATTCCATCGGCACCCAGGGCGCCACCGGCTACGGCCGCGACCGCTATTTCGCCAGTGCCGTCGTCACCAAGCAGCTTGGCGATTACGAACTGAGCTACCGCGGTGGCTACTTCAAGGAATCGCGCTGGGCCAACGTGGCCACCGTGCCCCGCGCGCCGCGACCGGGACAGGACCCGGTCTTCGGAGACCTTGTCACCAACGGCACCGTCACTGTGCGCAGTTCGGTGCTGGGCACCTTCCCCTCCACCGAAACGTTCGAGAACACCAGCCACCAGCTCATGCTGCTCTCTCCCGGCGACAAGCCCTTCCGCTGGCGCGCCGGGCTGTACTACTTCTGGGAGAACGACCTGTCGGCCTTCACCGGCTATGGCACCGCTGCCAATCCCAAGGGCATCACTCGCAATGACAACCTTACCAACATGGCCGTTCTCGGCGGTTTCGACTGGGATTTCACGGATAAGCTGACGCTGAGCGGTGAAGGCCGCTACGCGCATGAAAAGGTGTCCTCACCCGCTTGCCCAAGCTGCGCATTCTACCCCACGCTAACCGATTTCAACAATAAATCGAACGACTTCAGCCCGCGCGTGACCTTGAGCTACAAGGTCACCAACGAGAACATGGTCTATGCGCTGTTCTCGAAAGGCGTGAAGAGCGCTCGCTTCAGCTTCGTCAATGTAGCAGGAACCTATGTCGGCCTTGCCGCGGATCCCGAGAAGCTGTTCAACTACGAGATCGGCAGCAAGAATTCGTTCTTCGGCGGGCGCCTGACAGTCAACCTCGCCGCCTTCTATGACGAGGTGAAGGACCAGCAGCTGGTTTCCACGCAGGAACGCACGGTCAACGGCAATACGGTCAATATCGCCACGGTCGGCAATGTCGGCGCCTCGAAGATCCTTGGCTTTGAGGGCGAAGCCAGCCTGAGGGTCACGCCCAGCCTGACCCTGCGCGGATCGGTCGGCTATGCCCACCAGGAGTTCACCGCCAAGAACCCGATCATCATCAGCGCCAGCTCGACGTATGGCTTCCCGGCCAGCGCCAACAATTCGATCGTGCTCGACGGGCTCACCCAGGCGAACGTGCCCGACTGGAACGGCTTCATCGGCGGTGAGTACAAGCTTCCGGAAATGGGCGGCTTTTCGCCCAGCCTGCGTGTCGATGGTGCCTATCGCGGCAGCTGGTACGCCAACCTCGCGAATACCGTGAAGGGCCGCTCGGCCTGGACGGTTGATGCGCGGATCAACTTCGCCAGCGACATGATCGACTTCTCGCTGTTCGGCCGCAACATTCTGAACAACCAGCGCCCGACCGGTTCCGGCCTTGCCGGGGCGACCGCGACCTGCATCTTCGTGGAGCGCGATACCGCCACTTACGGTTCGAACCAGCAGTGCCTTTACGCCTCGGTTCCCCGCCCCGCCGAATGGGGCATGGAAGCCACGCTGCGGTTCTGA
- a CDS encoding LysR family transcriptional regulator — MNIVKLERMIAVYEAGSFRKAARGFGMSQPALTWSIRQLEESLGLSLFDRGPSGIRPTEVCETLIVRARLIVNEHNRLLAEVERTNRSQVIVVGVHPVLLNSQFAHTVAAFREQEPTVTLRVVEAYSADLIALLRRGELDLAFSAAPDSEEEEVAFEPLLRQYYSVFGRADHKIFGEIARGDPISPHAWAQADAPNVAAGRSAGAVQHDNANLVLELLTRFGMTESTVAVRSASMHLIRRMVLDGGLLGMIPESQFATELRDGTVRQVPGSNIEGPPLGLLWIDGGYETMARRRLKSALRIMQAPERLESIPVPDIAA, encoded by the coding sequence ATGAACATCGTCAAGCTCGAACGCATGATCGCGGTCTATGAGGCCGGCAGCTTCCGCAAGGCGGCGCGCGGCTTCGGCATGTCGCAGCCCGCGCTCACCTGGAGCATCCGCCAGCTGGAGGAAAGCCTGGGCCTTTCGCTGTTCGACCGTGGTCCGTCCGGTATCCGCCCGACCGAGGTGTGCGAAACACTGATCGTCCGCGCCCGCCTGATCGTCAACGAACACAACCGCCTGCTCGCCGAAGTGGAGCGGACCAACCGCTCTCAGGTGATCGTCGTGGGGGTTCATCCGGTGCTGCTGAACAGCCAGTTCGCCCACACCGTGGCCGCTTTTCGCGAACAGGAACCCACGGTCACCCTGCGCGTGGTGGAGGCCTATAGCGCCGACCTCATCGCCCTGCTGCGACGCGGCGAACTGGACCTTGCATTCTCCGCCGCGCCGGACAGCGAGGAGGAGGAGGTCGCCTTCGAACCGCTGCTGCGCCAGTATTACTCCGTATTCGGGCGCGCGGACCACAAGATTTTCGGCGAGATCGCGCGCGGCGACCCGATCAGCCCCCACGCCTGGGCCCAGGCCGACGCCCCCAATGTCGCTGCGGGACGGTCAGCCGGCGCCGTCCAGCACGACAATGCCAACCTGGTACTGGAACTGCTGACCCGCTTCGGCATGACCGAAAGCACTGTGGCGGTCCGTTCCGCCTCGATGCACCTGATCCGCCGCATGGTGCTGGACGGCGGCCTGCTTGGCATGATCCCCGAAAGCCAGTTCGCCACCGAACTGCGCGATGGCACTGTGCGGCAGGTGCCCGGCTCGAACATCGAAGGCCCGCCGCTGGGGCTGCTGTGGATCGATGGCGGGTACGAGACGATGGCCCGCCGGCGCCTGAAATCGGCGCTGCGCATCATGCAGGCCCCGGAACGGCTCGAAAGCATCCCTGTGCCGGATATCGCCGCATGA
- a CDS encoding MFS transporter, which translates to MKKSAYLGWAIGSFTSSALVSAVGLLHLRFMTDSLGITIGLAGMFTVLAKIYDAACDPLMGYLGDRTHTRFGKYRPYLLGGGLMAGLSMVMLFNVPGALSGTALWAWVVMTLLVFSTAYTVFRIPYLALGRAITTDFAERSKLMTFSVYGSSLGNMAATAAAPFLLSRIGSDRAGHGVVAVILGVLIAMGGAASFLLLREREAPEAAKAGEGSLREAFAALRRNRPFLCLIGFKLVLFSGLTVHMSAIPFYTRHVLGVADSTLGSIFLVQTLAMMGSQYLWVRLAARHGRRNALLGASALCAVAYFSWLFIPASHPEPYVHICALLSGTATGGVFLGLYTVLTDTMDYSRQLQGENRAGMLAGIFVMVEKGTAAFGTFVFSMAMAWVGFVSSTGDGASMQPPGVRVGIMAALSLVPALAAVGAALIMLRYRIPGEPRSDFRKPAPNVPIIKNDNRSVNKSVF; encoded by the coding sequence GTGAAGAAGAGTGCATATCTGGGTTGGGCGATCGGCTCCTTCACGTCCTCCGCGCTGGTGAGCGCGGTAGGCCTGCTGCACTTGCGCTTCATGACGGATTCGCTTGGCATCACCATCGGCCTGGCCGGCATGTTCACGGTGCTGGCCAAGATCTATGACGCGGCGTGCGATCCGCTGATGGGCTACCTCGGCGACCGCACCCATACCCGCTTCGGCAAATATCGCCCCTATCTGCTGGGCGGCGGCCTGATGGCGGGACTGTCGATGGTCATGCTGTTCAACGTGCCCGGCGCCTTGTCGGGCACGGCGCTCTGGGCCTGGGTGGTCATGACCCTGCTGGTCTTTTCCACCGCCTATACGGTGTTTCGCATCCCCTACCTCGCGCTGGGCCGGGCCATCACCACCGACTTCGCGGAACGCTCGAAACTGATGACCTTCAGCGTCTACGGCTCGTCGCTCGGCAACATGGCCGCGACGGCCGCCGCGCCTTTCCTCCTCTCGCGGATCGGCAGCGACCGTGCCGGGCACGGCGTTGTCGCCGTGATCCTGGGCGTGCTGATCGCGATGGGCGGCGCCGCGTCGTTCCTGCTGCTGCGCGAACGCGAGGCGCCCGAAGCCGCGAAAGCCGGCGAAGGCTCCCTGCGCGAGGCTTTCGCGGCGCTGCGCCGGAACCGCCCGTTCCTGTGCCTGATCGGCTTCAAACTGGTGCTGTTCTCTGGCCTGACAGTGCACATGTCGGCGATACCCTTCTACACGCGCCACGTGCTGGGCGTGGCGGACAGCACACTGGGCTCGATCTTCCTCGTCCAGACGCTGGCGATGATGGGGTCGCAGTACCTGTGGGTCCGGCTGGCCGCGCGTCACGGCCGCCGCAATGCCCTGCTCGGAGCCAGCGCCCTGTGCGCGGTGGCCTATTTCAGCTGGCTGTTCATCCCCGCCTCTCACCCTGAGCCCTATGTGCATATCTGCGCGCTGCTTTCCGGGACGGCGACAGGCGGCGTATTCCTCGGGCTCTATACCGTGCTGACCGACACGATGGACTATTCGCGCCAGCTTCAGGGCGAAAACCGCGCAGGCATGTTGGCGGGGATTTTCGTGATGGTCGAAAAGGGCACGGCGGCCTTTGGCACTTTCGTGTTCAGCATGGCCATGGCCTGGGTGGGCTTCGTGTCCTCCACCGGCGACGGCGCCAGCATGCAGCCTCCGGGCGTGCGCGTCGGCATCATGGCCGCGCTATCGCTGGTGCCTGCGCTGGCCGCCGTGGGCGCAGCGCTGATCATGCTGCGATACCGTATTCCCGGAGAACCCCGTTCGGATTTTCGAAAGCCAGCCCCGAACGTACCAATAATCAAAAACGACAATCGATCTGTGAATAAATCTGTCTTTTAG
- a CDS encoding phytanoyl-CoA dioxygenase family protein produces the protein MNERPLNPITAEHIETYRADGVVCLRQMFDAEWIERLQQAALEVAADPAAYGLTGPSHGAMISVSHLWHKPGVFRDFVFNSPAGEIVGRVIEADNVQMFHDHLFRKPPRSPSIMQWHADHLWPFTGTMIPNLWVALSPVNEENGRIEFVAGYHRFCIDTGSRFGPAGDGTFRFPDFETERGNPDFPFRFVTWDLQPGDAVLFHVDIPHYSKGNDSGTLDRTGLAMRMIGDDCYWCPREGLMPVQGMDLLSQPDGVHPEPGELLPLIWRRPEDEPRAFTPREEQVA, from the coding sequence ATGAACGAACGTCCCCTCAATCCGATCACCGCCGAGCACATCGAGACCTACCGCGCCGACGGCGTGGTCTGCCTGCGCCAGATGTTCGATGCGGAATGGATCGAGCGGCTACAGCAGGCCGCTCTGGAAGTTGCCGCCGATCCTGCGGCCTACGGCCTGACCGGCCCTTCGCACGGCGCCATGATCTCGGTCTCGCACCTCTGGCACAAGCCGGGGGTCTTCCGCGATTTCGTCTTCAATTCTCCGGCGGGAGAGATCGTCGGCCGGGTGATCGAGGCGGACAACGTGCAGATGTTCCACGATCACCTGTTTCGCAAGCCGCCGAGGTCGCCCTCGATCATGCAATGGCATGCCGACCATCTCTGGCCCTTCACCGGCACGATGATCCCTAACCTGTGGGTCGCCCTGTCGCCGGTGAACGAGGAGAACGGCCGCATCGAATTCGTCGCCGGCTATCACCGCTTCTGCATCGATACCGGATCGCGGTTCGGCCCGGCGGGCGACGGCACTTTCCGCTTCCCCGATTTCGAGACGGAGCGCGGCAATCCCGATTTCCCCTTCCGTTTCGTCACCTGGGATCTCCAGCCGGGGGACGCGGTGCTATTCCACGTCGACATCCCGCATTATTCCAAGGGCAACGATTCTGGGACGCTGGACCGTACCGGCCTTGCCATGCGCATGATCGGCGATGACTGCTACTGGTGCCCGCGCGAAGGCCTGATGCCGGTGCAGGGCATGGACCTGCTCAGCCAGCCGGACGGCGTCCATCCCGAGCCCGGCGAACTTCTGCCGCTGATCTGGCGCCGTCCCGAAGACGAACCGCGCGCCTTTACCCCGCGCGAGGAGCAGGTCGCATGA